In the Desulfosporosinus acidiphilus SJ4 genome, TAGCATCAAGCCCGGGGCCTGTCGTGCAGTTTACGTGGCACGGCGGGGAACCAACCTTAGCAGGATTGGACTTTTACCGGCTGGTAGTAAAATTGCAGAAACGCTATCTCCCGGAAGGATGGAGCTGCTGGAATAATCTTCAGACCAACGGGATTCTGCTGGATGACGAGTGGTGTTCGTTTTTAGCTGACGCCCAATTTGATGTGGGGCTGAGTATAGACGGTACACAATGGCTGCATGACAAAAACCGCAAAGATCATAGAGGCAGCGGCTCTTATGAACGGGCGGTGGCTGCAGTCCGATGCTTGCAGTCTCACGGGATTCAGCCTGATTTGCTGTGCACCGTAACATCCGACAGTGCCAAAGAACCGCTCGCTGTTTACCGGGCGCTCAAAGAGCTTAATACAGGGTGGATTCAATTCATACCAATCGTGCGGCTTGCAGCAGACGGAAACCCGACATCGGACTCCGTGACGGGAGAAGAATACGGAAATTTTCTGTGTGCGATTTTCGACGACTGGATCAGTCACGATCTTGGACAGCTGAATGTCCAACTGTTCGCGGAAATGGCATTAGTATGGTCTGGAGGGAATGCCAGCTTATGCTGGATGGCTCCAACCTGCGGGCAAGTACTCATCGTCGAGCATGACGGCGGTGTATACTCGTGCGATCACTTTGTTAATCCTGACCACCGCATCGGTGACATTGAATCTTCCCACCTGAATACACTAGTTGACTCACCAGTACAACGACGTTTCGGTAACGATAAACAGACGAAACTCCCCCTACAATGCCGTTCTTGTTCATGGCTTTCGATATGCAATGGGGGATGCCCTAAAGACAGGTTCGCTTTAGCGGAGAACGGAGAACAAGGTCTTAATTATTTATGTACCGGTTTACGGCAGATTTTTGCTCATGCAGAACAACCGTTGAGGCATGTCATGAAACTCAGGAAACAAGGGTTGACTTCCGAAGCGATTATAGCTGAACTGCTTGCCGAATTACAGGTCCGGTGGCAAGGTGTGGGACGAAATGATCCCTGTCCCTGTGGTAGTGGTCGCAAAGCAAAGCATTGCTGCTGGTCCAAGCGGTTATAGAAGACTAAGACCAAGAGAATTGTTTTCTATATTCACTAATTCAAACACTTAATCTGTTAACCCGACAAGTTCTCACATGAGGTTAACCGATTTGAAGAGGCATCTTCTGATAAAGAAGGTGCTTTTTTTTAGATTTTGCACTTTACATAATTCTTAATCTTCCAATGACCTTGCCGAGTAATGGAATTCATAGCATTAATAATGGGGCCTGAGCATGCTAAGCAGAACCCGAAGGCTTACATTAAAAAAACAGCTCCATCAGCATCAGTGGAGCTGTTTTTTTAATTCCGTAGGATATGTATCGCCTTTTCTCATATAGTTCTGTGGTAATCAAATCCGAAAAAATGTTTATGTCTTTGCATTTTTACAGAGAGGATATTTCATTTAAAATGCAGAATATGTTGAAATAACTAAATTTCACTCGAATAAACGCCAGGTGATAAGGATTATAATAAATTTCAAATATGACCATTATTCAAGTTTTAGGACAAAATGACGGGAGAATTGATATGAAATCAGATGAGGAAGAAGAACTAAGAAAAATCAAGATGAGATTAGAGGAGGCCCAGGAATTTGCTCATTTAGGCTTCTGGGAATTCGATAGAATCACTGGAGAAAATACTTGGTCTGATGAGCTCTTTCGTATATGTGGTTTCGAGCCGCAAGAATTTATACCAACCATACATGATTTTATAAGTTTAGTACATCCTGACGATAAAGAATTAATAATAAAAATTATGCGAAACCCTATAATTGATACAAGCCCTGAAATAGATTTTAGGATAATTAGAAGGGATGCCGAAAATAGATGGGTCCATGTAAAAATCAA is a window encoding:
- a CDS encoding anaerobic sulfatase maturase, coding for MAKPVGSLCNLECSYCYYLETGRLFSGQHQQVRMSDSLLETYIHQYIASSPGPVVQFTWHGGEPTLAGLDFYRLVVKLQKRYLPEGWSCWNNLQTNGILLDDEWCSFLADAQFDVGLSIDGTQWLHDKNRKDHRGSGSYERAVAAVRCLQSHGIQPDLLCTVTSDSAKEPLAVYRALKELNTGWIQFIPIVRLAADGNPTSDSVTGEEYGNFLCAIFDDWISHDLGQLNVQLFAEMALVWSGGNASLCWMAPTCGQVLIVEHDGGVYSCDHFVNPDHRIGDIESSHLNTLVDSPVQRRFGNDKQTKLPLQCRSCSWLSICNGGCPKDRFALAENGEQGLNYLCTGLRQIFAHAEQPLRHVMKLRKQGLTSEAIIAELLAELQVRWQGVGRNDPCPCGSGRKAKHCCWSKRL